The genome window CGTGGAGAACTGCACATCGGCGAGCTGGGTGATCATCGAGGCGCCGTTGTTCTTCGTGATGTCCAGCCGGTAGTGCCGGTACTCGGCCGCCGCGTCACCCGGAATGTCGTACGACCTGGTCTGGAACCGCTCCCCGAAGCTCTCCCCGGAGCGGGTGTCGAGGGTCTTCCACTCCTTGCCGTCGGTGGAGCCCTTCAGGGTCCAGTCCTTGGGGTCGCGGGTCTCGAAGTCGTTCGCCGAGGTCAGCGCGTAGGTGACCACCTTGGTCGGGCGGTCGAGGTCGAACTCGGCCCAGCCGGTGGGCTGGAAGGTGAGCCACTTGGTGCCGGACTCGCCGTCGACCAGGTTCTCCTTCACCTCCCCGCTGCCCGCGTTCTCGCCGCTGGCCCGGACATCGGTGACATGGTCGGTGATGTTGCCGGGGATGCCGGTGGTGTAGCCGCCGTCCACGCCGGAGGCGCGGGGGGAGCCGTCGGGCGCGGTGTCGACCGTGCTCAGCCAGTCCGGAGCCGGGTCGTCCGGTTCGAAGGAGGAGGCGAACTCCCGCTCCCCGGCCGCCGGTCGGTCCGGTAACGCGACGGCCGCGCCCTGCGAGGCCACCACCAGAGCGAAAGCGGCGGCGCCGAGCGCCGCCGTGGAACCCCGTCCGTGCCGCATCAGCAGCACCCTCCCTACGTCCAGCAGACAGTTTTCGATCAAGAAATGATCGAAAGAGGACAACGTTGTCGACCGTGTAACGCAGGGACCAGTAGTGGTTGAAGTGACGTCTGATGTCAAGGGTGTTGAGTGCGCCATCCGGGGTGAATGGCGGGGATTTTCCGGTCAGGTGGCGCAAGGGCGCTCATATTTCCGAGAGGTCTCAACTCGGAAAAGACCGAAGACGAACCTTGCATTCGATCTTGCCCCGTTGGCGGGAAGTGGACTATACCTGTCGGCGTCCGCATAGTGGTCGCACAGGTCGCACAACCGTGGACAGGCGCTACCTGGGGGGAATTACCGGTGGTCGCGGACGTGTCCGCGCGCCGACCGCCGTGTTGCCCCTGTTGAATCCTCACGCACGACCCCAGCTTGAACCGACCGCGGTGCCGGGAGGATCCGGTTCACCGCCTGAGTCCTGGAGAAGGCGAGGACTTGAGCATGGGATCCACAACCGCCGAGAACGACCACGGCCCCGAGGGTGCCGGCACCACCGACCTCGAAGGCGTGGGCCGCCGCGATCTGATCAAGCGTTCCGCCGCGCTCGGCCTGATCACCGTCCCGACGATGAGCTTCCTGTCCGCGTGTGCCAGTGGGGGCGGCGGGGACGACGACACCTCCGAGGACACCCAGGGCGAGGCCTCCGAGTCCAACCCCTTCGGCGTCAAGAAGGGCAGCAAACTCGACGTCGTCATCTTCAAGGGCGGCTACGGCGACGCCTACGCCAAGGCCTGGGAGGCCGCCTTCCAGAAGAAGTGGGGGGTCACCTCCACCCACACCGGCACCCAGGAGATCACCGGCAAGCTCCAGCCCCGGTTCAACGCGGGCAACCCGCCGGACATCGTCGACGACTCCGGCGCCCAGCAGATCCCGATCGACGTCCTCTACAAGAACGGCCAGCTCCTCGACCTCGCCGAGGTGCTGGACTCGCCGTCGATCGACGACCCGAGCAAGAAGGTCCGCGACACGCTGATCCCCGGCACGCTCGACGCGGGCATGCAGGAGAACAAGGTCGTCGCCCTCAACTACATCTACACGGTGTGGGGCCTGTGGTACTCCGGCAAGCTCTTCAAGGAGAACGGCTGGGAGGAGCCGAAGACCTGGGCCGACTTCCTCACCATCTGCAAGGAGGCCAAGGCCAAGGAGATCGGCGGCCTCGCCCACCAGGGCAAGTACCCGTACTACATCAACGTCGCCATCATGGACCTGATCGCCAAGACGGGCGGCCTGGAGGCCATGAAGGCCATCGACAACCTCGACCCGAAGGCGTTCGTCGGCTCCGACGCCGCCAAGGCCGGCGTCGAGGCGATCTACGAGGTCGTCGAGAAGGGCTATCTGATGCCCGGCACGAACGGCCTGACGCACACCGAGTCCCAGGCCCGCTGGAACCAGTACAAGGCCGTGTTCATCACCTCCGGCTCCTGGCTGGAGAACGAGCAGCTGACGCAGACGCCGGACGACTTCGAGATGACGTTCATGCCGATGCCCGTCCTCCCCGACAGCGTGATGCCGTTCGAGGCGATCCGGGCCGGCTCCGGGGAGCCGTTCATCATCCCGGCCAAGGCGAAGAACCTGCCGGCGGCCAAGGAGTTCATGCGGATGATGCTCTCCAGGGAATGGTCGACGCTGTTCGCCAAGGAGGCGAACTCCCTGACGATCGTGAAGGACGGCGTCGACACCGGCGTCTCGCTGCGGCCCGGTACGCAGTCGACGGTGGAGGTCTCCAAGGCCGCCGGTGACAACACGTTCCGTTACCTGTACACCGAGTGGTACAGCGAGATGGACACGGCGATCCAGAACGCGTCGAACGAACTGATGGCGAAGCGGATCCAGCCGGCCGAGTGGCTCAAGCGGGCGCAGGCCGCGGTGGACAAGCAGGCCAAGGACCCGGATTCCAAGAAGAACCGCCGGGACTAGTGGGGCGTCGGAGCGCCGTGGGAGCTGCGCACTGTGGTGAGCTGCGGGTTCGTCGTGGCTTGTCGCGCAGTTCCCCGCGCCCCTGAGATGACGGGGCGCGCTTTTCGTCTCATGGAACCCGAGGCAGGGAAACGCCAATGCGTAAAGGGCAGAACCGGTTCGTCGCGGGATTTCTCCTCGTCCCCGTGGCGCTTTATCTGATCTTCGTGATCTGGCCGTACATCCAGACATTCGGCTATTCGCTGACGGACTGGAAGGGGCAGTCCCAGACGTTCTCGTTCATCGGACTCGACAACTACACGGCGTTGTTCGAGGACGACATCTTCCTCCAGGCGATCTGGCACAACATCCTGTTCCTGGTCTTCATCCCGGTGATCACCATCCTGCTCGCGCTGTTCTTCGCGTTCATGCTGAACGCGGGCGGTCGCGGGCGGGCCGGCGGAGTCTCCGGGGTCGCCGGATCCGGCTTCTACAAGATCGTGTACTTCTTCCCGCAGGTGCTGTCGCTGGCGATCCTCGCGGTCCTGTTCGGGGCCGTGTACCGCAGCGACAGCGGCGGCATGCTCAACGGTTTCCTGATGCGCCTGGGGCTCGTCGACGAGAACAGCCCCGTCGAGTGGCTGAACGAGCCGAACTATGTGCTCTGGGCACTCATCCTGGTCGTCGTCTGGCACGGCGTCGGCTTCTATCTGGTGCTGTTCTCCGCCGCCATGCAGGCCATCCCCAGAGACATCTACGAGGCCGCGCTGATCGACGGCGCCGGCCGCGCCCACACCTTCTTCCGCATCACCCTGCCGCTGCTGTGGGACTCCGTGCAGACCGCCTGGGTCTATCTCGGCATCGCGGCGATGGACATGTTCATCCTGGTCTCCACCATGACCGCGGGCGAGTACGGGGGCGGCCCCGACCACCACAGCGAGGTCATGGCGACCGTGATGATGCGGAACTTCCTGCTGTACGGCAGGAGCGGCTACGCCTGTGCGATGGGCGTCGTGATGCTGCTCCTCACCCTGATCGTGTCGGTGGTCATGCTGCGGGCCACCCGTCGCGAGCGCGTCGAGTTCTGAGCGGGAGAGACGACACAAGATGAGCGCACCCCTCAAGACCGCCTCGCGCGGCGAATCGGTCCCCACCGGCCCGACCGTGACCAAGCGGGGACCCGGCGGCCCCGGCGACGAGCGCGGCGAAGGCGTCGTCCTCAACGTCTTCTCGCACGGCTTCCTCGCCCTGTGGGCCCTGCTGATCGTGCTGCCGCTGCTGTGGCTGGTGCTCAGCGCCTTCAAGACCGACGCCCAGATCGGCGGCTCGGCCTTCGGCTGGCCCGAGAACTGGACCCTGGACGTCTTCTCCCGCGCCTGGGACAAGGGCATCGGCGACTACTTCGTCAACACGGTCATCGTGCTGGTCTTCTCCGTCCCGCTGACCATGCTGTTCGGTTCGATGGCCGCGTACGTGCTGGCCCGCTACCCGTTCCGGGGCAACCGGCTGCTCTACTACTTCTTCGTCGCCGGGGCGATGTTCCCCGTGTTCCTGGCCCTGGTGCCGCTGTTCTTCATGGTCAGACGGCTGGACATGCTGAACACCTACCAGGGGCTGATCCTGGTCTACGTCGCCTACTCGCTGCCGTTCACCGTGTTCTTCATGCACGCGTTCTTCCGGACGCTGCCCACCGCGGTCTTCGAGGCGGCCATCCTCGACGGGGCGTCGCACACCCGTACGTTCTTCCAGGTCATGCTGCCGATGGCCAAGCCGGGCCTGATCAGCGTCGGGATCTTCAACACGCTCGGCCAGTGGAACCAGTTCATCCTGCCCACGGTCCTGATGCAGCCGCAGAGCGGCGACGATCCCGAGCGGTACGTCCTCACCCAGGGCCTCATCCAGCTCCAGCAGCAGCAGGGTTACGCCTCCGACCTGCCCGTCCTCTTCGCCGGTGTCACCATCGCCATGATCCCCATGCTCGTGGTCTACCTCTCCTTCCAGCGCCAGGTACAGGCGGGCCTCACCTCGGCCACGCTCAAGTAGCCCGCCCCGGGACCCCAAGTAGCCGCAGAGTGACATTTAGTGGTCATTCGGCGACCCCAGTTTCCGTCAAGGACTTGACTGCGGTAACCCGTTCAGCGGAGTTTGGAGTTCACAACTTGTAAGTGACCCGGGTCCCGTGGCTGTGACCTGGGTCATGGGCGGCGTGCGGGCCGCCCGTCCTGGGACGGGAGTGGATGAGTCGATGGAGACTCCGGGATCGCAGTCGTCGCTGCACCGAGCAAATCTCGAACGCGTCGTGCGGGCGGTGCGGCTCGCCGGGTCGCTGACGCAGGCGGAGATCGCCAGGAGCACCGGCCTCTCCGCGGCCACGGTCTCCAACATCGTGCGCGAGCTGAAGGACGGGGGAACCGTCGAGGTCACGCCCACCTCGGCGGGCGGTCGCCGGGCGCGCGCGGTCTCGCTCAGCGGCGACGCCGGGATCGTGATCGGCGTGGACTTCGGCCATACGCATTTGCGCGTCGCGATCGGGAATCTCGCGCACCAGGTGCTGGCCGAGGAGTCCGAGCCGCTGGACGTGGACGCCTCCTCGGCCCAGGGCTTCGACCGGGCGGAGCAGCTGGTCACCCGGCTGGTCGAGGCGACGGGCGTCGACCCCACGAAGATCGCGGGGGTGGGCCTCGGTGTGCCCGGCCCGATCGACGTGGAATCCGGGACGCTCGGCTCCACCGCCATCCTGCCGGGCTGGACCGGCACCAAGCCCGCCGCCGAGATGCAGGGCCGTCTCGGCGTCGCCGTGCACGTGGACAACGACGCCAATCTGGGCGCCCTCGGCGAGCTGGTCTGGGGCAGCGGCCGGGGGGTGCGGGACCTGGCGTACATCAAGGTGTCCAGCGGCGTTGGTGCCGGACTGGTGATCGATGGCAAGATCTACAGGGGCCCGGGTGGCACGGCGGGAGAAATCGGGCATATTACTCTTGATGAATCCGGCCCGGTCTGCCGCTGCGGCAACCGGGGCTGCCTGGAGACCTTCGCCGCCGCGCGCTATGTGCTGCCGCTCCTCCAGTCCAGCCACGGCACCGGTTTGACCATGGAAGGGGTCGTACGGTTGGCGAGGGACGGGGACCCGGGCTGCCGTCGGGTGATCGCCGACGTCGGCCGACACATCGGAAGTGGAGTCGCCAATCTCTGCAATCTGTTGAACCCGAGCCGCGTGGTCCTCGGTGGCGATCTCGCCGAGGCCGGAGAGCTGGTTCTCGGACCCATAAGGGAGTCGGTCGGCCGGTACGCGATCCCGAGTGCCGCACGTCAACTCTCGGTGCTGCCAGGGGCGCTTGGCGGTCGCGCGGAGGTGCTCGGGGCACTGGCCCTGGCCCTCAGTGAGATGGGTGATTCGACCCTTTTGGACGGGACCCTCTCCGCAGCAACCCCTGTCTTCACTTAGAGAACGAAACACGCCGTTGCCAACCCGTTAAGGATTTACTTCTTGACGTCGCACGTGTGGCCGAGTTGACTTCCAGCCACCTCGGCCGCAGTGCTGCGGCCCGTGTCAGGGAGGCACAACCCAAATGAACGCAACGATGCGTAGAGTCGCGATCGGCGCCACCGCGATCTCGCTGGCGCTGTCCGTGGCCGCCTGTGGCAAGGCCGGCGACGACGGCGACTCGGACAGCGGCAGCACCAGCGGTTCGGACAGCAAGTCGATCGGCCTGCTCCTGCCCGACTCGGTCACCGCGCGCTACGAGAAGTTCGACAAGCCTTACTTCGAGGCCAAGGTCAAGGAACTCTGCGACGACTGCGACGTCCAGTACGCGAACGCCGCGGCCGACCCGAACAAGCAGGCTCAGCAGATGAGCACCATGGTGACCAAGGGCGTCAAGGTCATCGTCGTCTCCGCCCAGGACTCCGCCGCCATCAAGTCCTCCATCCAGGCCGCGGTGGACAAGGGCGTCAAGGTCGTCGCCTACGACCGTCTCGCCCAGGGCCCGGTCTCGGCCTACGTCTCCTTCGACAACGTCAAGGTCGGCGAGCTGCAGGGCCAGGCCCTCCTCGACGCCCTCGGCGACAAGGCGACCCCCAAGGCCAAGGTCGTCATGATCAACGGTGACGACGCCGACCCGAACGCCGGTCAGTTCAAGGAGGGCGCGCACAAGGCCCTCGACGGCAAGGTCGACATCGCCTACGAGCAGTCCGGCCTCTGGAAGGACACCGTCGCCGCCGAGAAGATGTCCGCGGCGATCACCCAGCTGGGCGCCAAGAACATCGCGGGCGTCTACGCCGCCAACGACGGCATGGCCGGTGGCATCGCCAACACCCTCAAGGGTGCGAAGATCGGCAGCATCCCGCTGACCGGTCAGGACGCCGAACTCGCCGCCATCCAGCGGATCGTCGCCGGCACGCAGTCCTCCACGGTCTACAAGGCCTACAAGCCGGAGGCCGACACGGCCGCCGAGCTGGCGGTCAACCTGCTGGAGGGCAAGGACATCAAGTCCCTGGCCGACACCGAGGTGACCAGCGGCTCCGGCGACAAGGTCCAGGCGAAGCTGCTGACCCCGGTCTCCGTCACCAAGGAGAACATCAAGGACACGGTGGTGAAGGACGGCCTGTACACGGTCGCCGACATCTGCACCGCCGAGTACGCCAAGGCGTGCA of Streptomyces phaeolivaceus contains these proteins:
- the ngcE gene encoding N-acetylglucosamine/diacetylchitobiose ABC transporter substrate-binding protein yields the protein MGSTTAENDHGPEGAGTTDLEGVGRRDLIKRSAALGLITVPTMSFLSACASGGGGDDDTSEDTQGEASESNPFGVKKGSKLDVVIFKGGYGDAYAKAWEAAFQKKWGVTSTHTGTQEITGKLQPRFNAGNPPDIVDDSGAQQIPIDVLYKNGQLLDLAEVLDSPSIDDPSKKVRDTLIPGTLDAGMQENKVVALNYIYTVWGLWYSGKLFKENGWEEPKTWADFLTICKEAKAKEIGGLAHQGKYPYYINVAIMDLIAKTGGLEAMKAIDNLDPKAFVGSDAAKAGVEAIYEVVEKGYLMPGTNGLTHTESQARWNQYKAVFITSGSWLENEQLTQTPDDFEMTFMPMPVLPDSVMPFEAIRAGSGEPFIIPAKAKNLPAAKEFMRMMLSREWSTLFAKEANSLTIVKDGVDTGVSLRPGTQSTVEVSKAAGDNTFRYLYTEWYSEMDTAIQNASNELMAKRIQPAEWLKRAQAAVDKQAKDPDSKKNRRD
- a CDS encoding carbohydrate ABC transporter permease, encoding MRKGQNRFVAGFLLVPVALYLIFVIWPYIQTFGYSLTDWKGQSQTFSFIGLDNYTALFEDDIFLQAIWHNILFLVFIPVITILLALFFAFMLNAGGRGRAGGVSGVAGSGFYKIVYFFPQVLSLAILAVLFGAVYRSDSGGMLNGFLMRLGLVDENSPVEWLNEPNYVLWALILVVVWHGVGFYLVLFSAAMQAIPRDIYEAALIDGAGRAHTFFRITLPLLWDSVQTAWVYLGIAAMDMFILVSTMTAGEYGGGPDHHSEVMATVMMRNFLLYGRSGYACAMGVVMLLLTLIVSVVMLRATRRERVEF
- a CDS encoding carbohydrate ABC transporter permease, which encodes MSAPLKTASRGESVPTGPTVTKRGPGGPGDERGEGVVLNVFSHGFLALWALLIVLPLLWLVLSAFKTDAQIGGSAFGWPENWTLDVFSRAWDKGIGDYFVNTVIVLVFSVPLTMLFGSMAAYVLARYPFRGNRLLYYFFVAGAMFPVFLALVPLFFMVRRLDMLNTYQGLILVYVAYSLPFTVFFMHAFFRTLPTAVFEAAILDGASHTRTFFQVMLPMAKPGLISVGIFNTLGQWNQFILPTVLMQPQSGDDPERYVLTQGLIQLQQQQGYASDLPVLFAGVTIAMIPMLVVYLSFQRQVQAGLTSATLK
- a CDS encoding ROK family transcriptional regulator encodes the protein METPGSQSSLHRANLERVVRAVRLAGSLTQAEIARSTGLSAATVSNIVRELKDGGTVEVTPTSAGGRRARAVSLSGDAGIVIGVDFGHTHLRVAIGNLAHQVLAEESEPLDVDASSAQGFDRAEQLVTRLVEATGVDPTKIAGVGLGVPGPIDVESGTLGSTAILPGWTGTKPAAEMQGRLGVAVHVDNDANLGALGELVWGSGRGVRDLAYIKVSSGVGAGLVIDGKIYRGPGGTAGEIGHITLDESGPVCRCGNRGCLETFAAARYVLPLLQSSHGTGLTMEGVVRLARDGDPGCRRVIADVGRHIGSGVANLCNLLNPSRVVLGGDLAEAGELVLGPIRESVGRYAIPSAARQLSVLPGALGGRAEVLGALALALSEMGDSTLLDGTLSAATPVFT
- a CDS encoding sugar ABC transporter substrate-binding protein — encoded protein: MNATMRRVAIGATAISLALSVAACGKAGDDGDSDSGSTSGSDSKSIGLLLPDSVTARYEKFDKPYFEAKVKELCDDCDVQYANAAADPNKQAQQMSTMVTKGVKVIVVSAQDSAAIKSSIQAAVDKGVKVVAYDRLAQGPVSAYVSFDNVKVGELQGQALLDALGDKATPKAKVVMINGDDADPNAGQFKEGAHKALDGKVDIAYEQSGLWKDTVAAEKMSAAITQLGAKNIAGVYAANDGMAGGIANTLKGAKIGSIPLTGQDAELAAIQRIVAGTQSSTVYKAYKPEADTAAELAVNLLEGKDIKSLADTEVTSGSGDKVQAKLLTPVSVTKENIKDTVVKDGLYTVADICTAEYAKACKSAGLE